Proteins encoded by one window of Clostridium bornimense:
- a CDS encoding Na+/H+ antiporter NhaC family protein, whose product MKNKRRVLRTFMLILLITISMTTIALGSDGTEIKNVDRYGVLTLLPPLIAIILAFITKNVIVSLFIGLISGAFLISLVDSTVINAIFITITEIVQRMINALADPWNAGIVLQVLVIGGIIALVAKMGGAKAIAEALAKKAKGPISAQIITWILGLLVFFDDYANSLIVGPIMRPVTDKMKISREKLAFIIDATAAPISGIAIISTWVGYELTLIKDAFAAIGQEVDGFSVFLQTIPYRFYNILILCFIVYTILMKREFGSMYKAEVRARTTGKVLSNGNIESTEEHAELEPKANVKLSIWNAIIPIGVLIVGAVIGFYLNGKSIVMSGDDTAAIDIIRNSPMSLRSIQTCFGKADASIVLFQSALLASIVAIVMAASKKIFTVGEAIETWIEGMKPLIITAVILVLAWALTGVIKDLGTGDYLVSILSDKIPAFILPSIIFILGAIISFATGTAYGTMGILMPLAIPLAFSVGSGSMNLVIISASAVLTGAVFGDHCSPISDTTILSSTGAGCNHIEHVRTQMPYALSVAAISILAGYIPAALGISIWIVLPVSILLVGATVYIVGKPIPKAKDM is encoded by the coding sequence GTGAAGAACAAAAGAAGAGTATTACGTACTTTTATGCTGATATTGTTAATAACAATATCAATGACAACAATAGCATTAGGTAGTGATGGAACAGAAATAAAAAATGTTGATAGATATGGGGTGCTAACTTTATTACCGCCATTAATTGCAATTATTTTAGCGTTTATAACAAAGAATGTAATAGTATCACTATTTATAGGTCTGATTTCGGGAGCATTTTTAATTTCCCTAGTAGATTCTACAGTTATAAATGCTATATTTATAACAATAACAGAAATTGTACAGAGGATGATAAATGCATTAGCAGATCCTTGGAATGCAGGTATAGTACTTCAGGTTTTAGTTATCGGTGGAATAATAGCATTAGTAGCAAAGATGGGTGGAGCAAAAGCTATTGCAGAGGCTTTGGCGAAAAAAGCCAAAGGACCAATAAGTGCACAAATAATAACATGGATATTAGGACTTTTAGTGTTTTTTGATGATTATGCTAATTCACTTATAGTAGGTCCTATAATGAGGCCGGTTACAGATAAAATGAAAATTTCTAGAGAAAAATTAGCATTTATAATAGATGCAACAGCGGCACCTATTTCAGGAATTGCAATAATATCTACCTGGGTAGGTTATGAATTAACTTTAATTAAGGATGCATTTGCAGCAATAGGTCAAGAGGTTGATGGATTCAGTGTATTTTTACAGACGATACCATATAGGTTTTATAATATACTTATTCTTTGTTTTATAGTATATACAATACTAATGAAAAGAGAATTTGGATCTATGTATAAAGCTGAAGTTAGAGCGAGAACCACAGGTAAAGTATTAAGTAATGGAAATATAGAAAGTACAGAGGAACATGCTGAATTAGAGCCAAAAGCTAATGTAAAATTATCAATATGGAATGCCATAATTCCTATAGGTGTTTTAATAGTTGGGGCAGTAATTGGATTTTATTTAAATGGTAAGTCTATAGTTATGTCTGGAGATGATACTGCTGCTATAGATATTATAAGAAATTCACCTATGTCATTGAGATCTATACAAACTTGTTTTGGAAAAGCAGATGCATCTATAGTATTATTCCAATCAGCACTTTTAGCATCTATAGTGGCAATAGTAATGGCAGCAAGTAAAAAGATATTCACAGTTGGAGAAGCTATTGAAACTTGGATAGAAGGAATGAAACCATTAATTATTACAGCTGTGATACTTGTTTTAGCATGGGCTTTAACAGGAGTTATTAAAGATTTAGGTACAGGAGATTATTTAGTATCTATTTTATCTGATAAAATACCAGCATTTATATTACCATCAATTATTTTCATACTAGGAGCAATTATATCATTTGCTACAGGAACAGCTTATGGAACTATGGGTATTTTAATGCCACTTGCAATTCCGCTAGCATTTTCAGTAGGTTCAGGGAGTATGAATTTAGTTATAATAAGTGCTAGTGCAGTACTTACAGGAGCTGTATTTGGAGATCATTGTTCACCAATATCTGATACAACAATACTTTCATCTACAGGTGCTGGATGTAACCATATAGAACATGTAAGAACACAAATGCCATATGCATTATCAGTAGCGGCAATATCCATTCTAGCTGGGTATATACCAGCGGCGCTAGGTATAAGTATATGGATTGTATTGCCAGTATCAATATTATTAGTAGGAGCAACAGTATATATAGTTGGTAAACCAATACCAAAGGCTAAAGACATGTAG
- the metH gene encoding methionine synthase: MNSEFLKLLKNKIVILDGAMGTCIQQYKLKEEDYRGTRFKDSTFEQKGNNDILSLTKPEVIEEIHREYYKAGSDIVETNTFNANRISQIDYGMEDIVYEINKTSAEIAKKVAKEFMLENPDRLRFVAGSVGPTNKTLSLSPDVENPGFRSITFDQLKDAYKEQVEGLIDGGIDVILIETIFDTLNARAAICATNEVCNKKGISIPIMISITINDKSGRTLSGQTLKGVVESLKDPLVISIGLNCSFGAKDLIPIIKDLGEMTDLNISIYPNAGLPNAFGEYDETPEVTSSLLKVLIDDGNVNIVGGCCGTTPKHIEAIAKVAKGKAPRIAKKMDVISKFAGLEVVEITKESNFINVGERTNVAGSRKFLRLINEKKYEEALSIAREQVENGAQIIDVNFDDGLLDSAKEMETFLKLIASEPEISKVPIMIDSSKWEVVRAGLKSIQGKCIVNSISLKNGEEEFISHAKEIMAFGAGAVVMAFDENGQADVYERKIAVCKRAYDILVNKVGFPPENIIFDPNILAIATGIDEHDNYAVDFINATKWIKENLPYAKVSGGVSNLSFSFRGNNKIREAMHSVFLYHAINNGMDMGIVNPGMIQIYDEIEPELVKVVEDVVLNKYHGAAEKLIEVAEKYKGTAVVSNEHKLAWRELEVKERLIHSLIKGVSDYIEEDIEEIRPQYEKALEIIEGPLMEGMGKVGELFGEGKMFLPQVVKSARVMKKAVSVLLPYIEAEKSGDSSTSAGKILLATVKGDVHDIGKNIVSVVLACNNFEVIDMGIMVPCEDIIAKAKEENVDIIGLSGLITPSLDEMCHVAKALEEEGLNIPLTLGGATTSKTHTAVKIDPIYSGAVVHCFDASKSVEVCKKLMNEKVKDSFIKETKNQYKNIRDNYNTKKSPLLSLKKARENKVDIQWNIFKPNKLGVYKVNDISIRILREYIDWSLFFYGWGLKGKYPTILEDSKYGNEAKKLFEDGNKMIDLLIEKGIKPKGVYGIFPANSVGEDIEVYKNDERVDILTVFNTLRQQKINKDETTLALGDFIAPKESNIEDYIGGFIVTAGSEIDKLSKEFKEAGDEYSAIMVKLIGDRLAEAFAEYLHYKVRTEFWGYSKGEVLDFTSLFDAKYKGIRPAIGYPSLPDHSEKRKLFDILKGETNIGVELTENYLMTPVCSVCGLYFANEESRYFSIDKISEEQMQDYCKRKGTSIESIERMMVNNLSYK; encoded by the coding sequence ATGAATAGTGAGTTTTTGAAATTGTTAAAAAATAAAATAGTGATATTAGATGGGGCTATGGGTACTTGTATTCAACAATATAAGCTTAAAGAGGAAGATTATAGAGGAACACGATTTAAAGATTCCACTTTTGAGCAAAAAGGTAATAATGATATATTATCACTAACAAAACCAGAGGTTATTGAAGAGATTCATAGAGAATATTATAAAGCCGGTAGTGACATTGTAGAAACAAACACTTTTAATGCAAATCGAATATCTCAAATAGATTATGGCATGGAAGATATAGTATATGAAATAAATAAAACTTCAGCTGAAATAGCTAAAAAAGTTGCAAAAGAGTTTATGTTAGAAAATCCAGATAGATTAAGATTTGTGGCAGGGTCTGTGGGACCAACTAATAAAACATTATCATTATCACCGGATGTAGAGAATCCAGGGTTTAGAAGCATAACTTTTGATCAACTAAAGGATGCTTATAAGGAACAAGTTGAAGGATTAATAGATGGTGGCATAGATGTCATATTAATAGAAACTATTTTTGATACTCTAAATGCTAGAGCTGCAATTTGCGCTACAAATGAGGTGTGCAATAAAAAAGGCATTAGTATTCCTATAATGATATCTATAACTATAAATGATAAAAGTGGAAGAACTTTAAGTGGTCAAACTTTAAAGGGTGTTGTTGAATCATTAAAAGATCCATTAGTTATTTCAATAGGTCTTAACTGTTCATTTGGTGCTAAGGACTTAATTCCTATAATTAAGGATTTAGGAGAGATGACAGATTTAAATATATCTATATATCCTAATGCAGGATTACCGAATGCTTTTGGTGAGTATGATGAAACACCTGAAGTTACATCATCATTATTAAAGGTTCTTATTGATGATGGTAATGTTAATATAGTCGGTGGTTGTTGTGGAACGACACCTAAACATATTGAAGCTATTGCAAAGGTAGCAAAAGGAAAGGCACCAAGAATAGCTAAAAAGATGGATGTGATAAGTAAGTTTGCAGGTCTTGAAGTAGTAGAGATTACAAAAGAATCAAATTTTATTAATGTTGGAGAAAGAACTAATGTTGCAGGTTCTAGAAAGTTCTTACGTCTTATCAATGAAAAGAAGTATGAAGAAGCACTATCTATTGCTAGAGAGCAAGTAGAAAATGGAGCTCAAATAATAGATGTTAACTTTGATGACGGATTACTAGATTCAGCTAAAGAGATGGAAACTTTCTTAAAGCTAATAGCATCAGAACCAGAAATATCAAAGGTACCGATAATGATTGACTCTTCAAAGTGGGAAGTAGTAAGAGCTGGGCTTAAATCCATTCAAGGTAAATGTATAGTAAATTCTATTTCTTTAAAGAATGGAGAAGAAGAATTTATAAGTCACGCTAAAGAAATAATGGCTTTTGGAGCTGGTGCAGTAGTTATGGCGTTTGATGAAAATGGTCAAGCTGATGTCTATGAAAGAAAGATAGCGGTATGTAAGAGAGCATATGATATCTTAGTTAATAAGGTAGGATTTCCACCAGAGAACATAATCTTTGATCCTAATATTCTTGCTATAGCAACAGGAATTGATGAACATGATAATTATGCCGTTGATTTTATCAATGCTACAAAGTGGATTAAAGAAAATTTACCATATGCAAAAGTTAGTGGTGGTGTAAGTAACTTATCATTTTCATTTAGAGGTAATAATAAGATAAGAGAAGCTATGCATTCAGTATTTTTATACCATGCTATAAATAATGGTATGGATATGGGTATTGTAAATCCAGGTATGATTCAAATTTATGATGAAATAGAGCCAGAGTTAGTTAAGGTAGTGGAAGATGTTGTCCTTAATAAATATCATGGAGCAGCAGAAAAATTAATAGAAGTAGCAGAAAAATATAAAGGAACAGCTGTAGTTTCTAATGAACATAAATTAGCATGGAGAGAATTAGAGGTTAAAGAAAGATTAATACATTCATTAATAAAAGGTGTTAGTGATTATATAGAAGAAGATATAGAAGAGATACGACCTCAGTATGAAAAAGCATTAGAGATAATTGAAGGACCTTTGATGGAAGGTATGGGAAAGGTTGGAGAGCTTTTTGGTGAAGGAAAGATGTTCTTACCTCAAGTAGTTAAAAGTGCTAGAGTTATGAAAAAGGCGGTGTCAGTATTACTGCCATATATAGAAGCAGAAAAGAGTGGAGATTCAAGTACTAGTGCAGGTAAAATACTTTTAGCTACAGTAAAAGGTGATGTACATGATATTGGAAAGAATATTGTTTCTGTAGTATTAGCATGCAACAACTTTGAAGTTATTGATATGGGAATAATGGTACCATGTGAAGATATAATTGCTAAGGCAAAAGAAGAAAATGTAGATATCATTGGGTTAAGTGGACTTATAACACCATCTCTTGATGAAATGTGTCATGTAGCAAAGGCGTTAGAAGAAGAAGGATTAAATATTCCATTAACATTAGGTGGAGCAACAACATCAAAAACACATACGGCAGTAAAGATTGATCCTATATATTCTGGAGCTGTAGTACATTGCTTTGATGCTTCAAAATCAGTAGAAGTATGCAAAAAATTAATGAATGAAAAAGTAAAAGATAGTTTTATAAAAGAAACAAAGAATCAGTATAAAAATATTAGAGATAATTATAATACTAAAAAATCACCGTTATTATCTTTAAAAAAAGCTAGAGAGAATAAAGTGGATATACAGTGGAATATATTTAAGCCTAATAAATTAGGTGTATATAAAGTAAATGATATTTCTATAAGAATATTAAGAGAATATATAGACTGGAGTTTATTCTTTTATGGATGGGGATTGAAAGGAAAGTATCCAACAATCCTTGAAGATAGCAAATACGGCAATGAGGCTAAAAAACTTTTTGAAGATGGAAATAAGATGATAGATCTATTGATTGAAAAAGGAATTAAGCCAAAAGGAGTTTATGGAATATTTCCAGCAAATTCAGTAGGTGAAGATATAGAAGTATATAAGAATGATGAAAGAGTCGATATACTAACAGTATTCAATACATTAAGACAACAAAAAATCAATAAAGATGAGACAACTTTGGCTTTAGGAGATTTTATAGCACCAAAAGAAAGTAATATAGAAGACTATATTGGTGGATTTATTGTAACAGCAGGAAGTGAAATTGATAAACTATCTAAAGAATTTAAAGAAGCAGGCGATGAATATTCAGCTATAATGGTTAAGCTTATTGGAGATAGACTTGCGGAGGCTTTTGCAGAATATCTTCACTATAAAGTGAGAACAGAATTTTGGGGGTATTCAAAGGGCGAAGTATTAGATTTTACATCATTATTTGATGCTAAGTATAAAGGAATAAGACCAGCAATAGGATATCCATCTCTTCCGGATCATTCAGAAAAAAGAAAGTTATTTGATATATTAAAGGGAGAGACAAATATAGGAGTAGAACTTACAGAAAATTATTTAATGACTCCAGTATGTTCTGTTTGTGGATTATACTTTGCAAATGAAGAAAGTAGATATTTTAGTATAGATAAGATATCAGAAGAACAAATGCAGGACTATTGTAAGAGAAAAGGTACGTCTATAGAATCAATAGAGCGAATGATGGTTAATAATTTAAGTTATAAATAA
- a CDS encoding tRNA threonylcarbamoyladenosine dehydratase, whose product MAQHSLSRTELLIGKEGLDTLANSKVVVFGVGGVGSFTVEALARAGVGTIVLIDDDSVCLTNLNRQIHATYKTISQSKVEVMKERILTINRKCNVITHQVFVTVDNIGDIITDDVDYVVDAIDTVSAKIGLAVYCEKNKIKLISSMGTGNKLDPTQFKVTDIYKTKVCPLAKVMRYELKRRGVKKLKVVYSEEIPMKPRAEDVVTCKTGCVCTGESTKKCAEKRQIPGSISFVPPVAGMIIASVVVRELLGYKA is encoded by the coding sequence ATGGCTCAACATTCATTATCAAGAACAGAACTTCTTATAGGAAAAGAAGGTTTAGATACATTAGCAAATAGTAAGGTAGTTGTATTTGGAGTCGGAGGAGTAGGAAGTTTCACTGTTGAAGCATTAGCAAGAGCTGGTGTTGGGACAATAGTTTTAATAGATGATGATTCAGTTTGTTTAACAAATTTAAATAGACAAATACATGCTACATATAAGACTATTAGTCAAAGCAAAGTTGAAGTTATGAAAGAAAGAATTTTAACTATAAATAGAAAATGTAATGTAATAACTCATCAAGTATTTGTTACTGTAGATAATATTGGAGATATTATAACAGATGATGTTGATTATGTTGTAGATGCTATAGATACTGTATCTGCAAAAATTGGTCTTGCAGTATATTGTGAAAAGAATAAAATAAAGCTTATTAGTTCAATGGGAACAGGAAATAAGCTAGATCCGACACAATTTAAAGTTACTGATATTTATAAGACTAAGGTGTGTCCATTAGCAAAAGTTATGAGATATGAACTTAAAAGAAGAGGCGTTAAAAAGCTTAAGGTAGTATATTCAGAAGAAATACCAATGAAACCAAGAGCAGAAGATGTTGTAACATGTAAAACTGGATGTGTTTGTACTGGTGAAAGTACTAAAAAGTGTGCAGAAAAAAGACAAATACCAGGATCAATTTCTTTTGTACCACCAGTAGCAGGAATGATTATTGCGTCTGTTGTAGTAAGAGAACTATTAGGATATAAAGCATAG
- a CDS encoding Dabb family protein: protein MVKHIVMWKLKEEAEGKTKKENAEIIKNSLESLKNKISEIVEIEVGINWNDSDAAYDVVLYSVFNTREDLDSYQVNPHHVEAAGYIKKVVESRIVADYDK, encoded by the coding sequence ATGGTAAAGCACATAGTTATGTGGAAGTTAAAAGAAGAAGCAGAAGGTAAAACAAAAAAGGAAAATGCGGAGATAATTAAGAACTCATTAGAAAGTTTAAAGAATAAAATTTCCGAAATTGTTGAGATAGAAGTAGGTATAAATTGGAATGATTCAGACGCAGCTTATGATGTTGTTCTATATTCTGTATTTAATACAAGAGAAGATTTAGATTCATATCAAGTAAATCCTCATCATGTAGAAGCGGCGGGATATATAAAAAAGGTTGTAGAATCTAGAATCGTAGCAGATTATGACAAGTAA
- a CDS encoding DUF1653 domain-containing protein: MRDLNNSKGKIFRHFKGDLYLLIDFVTHSETQETMVLYRALYKDCGLFVRPYDMFIEEVPLDKPNPTGQKYRFEEYYVESIK; encoded by the coding sequence ATGAGAGATCTAAATAATAGTAAGGGGAAAATTTTTAGACACTTTAAAGGAGATTTGTATCTTCTAATTGATTTTGTAACTCACTCAGAAACACAAGAGACAATGGTATTATATAGAGCTCTTTATAAAGATTGTGGACTATTTGTTAGGCCATATGATATGTTTATTGAAGAAGTGCCATTAGATAAGCCAAATCCAACAGGACAAAAATATAGATTCGAAGAATACTACGTTGAAAGTATAAAATAG
- a CDS encoding LTA synthase family protein, with amino-acid sequence MNRIKNWLLKNNHIRKLNEAISKNNYIRKLNEVISRNRFATWIKKQLEKNNYSMLVLWLVGSFAIFFLIELMQRGNFKDVLDFINNNSTIVGINIGIILIITAISYLFKKKYFAYSIITIILLIMGFANKAMLNMKGEPLTYYDMFLLKEGIAVASKYIGMKQLILYVLMGLIGLTIVGFIMTLIWRKDVAKNRLSNSIAWVLIVIVTITTPISISNSRKNETISDIFWDLVLNYKSNGFSYSFLETVEKSKRSKPENYTKENINDIKDTIEMNKAEDNNDYINANVIMVQLESFFDPLKIEGITYNMDPIPTFREISNNYTSGEAHVYTFGGGTVKSEFEFLTGMAVKNFSTGEVPYNTILRKQPVESIPRILKEYGLTSHVVHNYEATFYARDEVYKNIGFDTFTPIESMTNYDTTPIGWPKDNILGKYIDEAMDSTEGNDFVYVVTVQDHGGYDYGEEYEKTITVDEGDIDDWDKKQLEYYCNQLYETDQFIKSLIENLENRGEPVILSLVSDHLPTLNVITNENASYIDKYKVDYVIWDNIGLEKNDENIESYQLSTKILNSLNITEGIIPNIHNTLKNEDDYDEKLALIQYDMLFGKNYYMGNEKLEKIETSIGVKNVCIDQTYIENGALVVKGENFTEFSKIYVGKKAYDTQLIDGTELRVDNFTGDLDKVSVNQVARQAGRSNKILAGSN; translated from the coding sequence ATGAATAGAATTAAGAATTGGTTATTAAAAAATAATCATATACGTAAATTGAATGAAGCTATATCAAAAAATAATTATATACGTAAATTGAATGAAGTTATATCAAGAAATAGATTTGCTACTTGGATAAAAAAACAATTAGAAAAAAATAATTATAGTATGTTAGTATTGTGGTTAGTAGGTTCATTTGCAATATTCTTTCTTATTGAGTTAATGCAAAGAGGAAATTTTAAAGATGTATTGGATTTTATTAACAATAATAGTACCATTGTTGGAATAAATATAGGAATTATTTTAATTATTACTGCAATAAGTTATTTATTTAAAAAAAAGTATTTTGCATATTCAATAATTACAATTATTTTATTAATAATGGGCTTTGCTAATAAGGCAATGTTAAATATGAAAGGGGAACCTTTAACCTATTATGATATGTTTTTGCTGAAAGAAGGAATAGCTGTAGCTAGTAAGTATATTGGAATGAAACAATTGATACTATATGTATTGATGGGATTAATAGGATTAACTATAGTTGGATTTATTATGACATTAATATGGAGAAAAGATGTCGCTAAAAATCGATTAAGTAACTCTATAGCCTGGGTATTAATAGTTATAGTTACGATTACAACTCCAATTTCAATAAGTAATTCTAGAAAAAATGAAACTATATCAGATATATTTTGGGATTTAGTCTTAAATTACAAATCTAATGGATTCAGCTATTCATTTTTAGAAACAGTGGAGAAAAGTAAGAGAAGTAAGCCAGAAAATTATACAAAAGAAAATATAAATGATATAAAAGATACAATTGAAATGAATAAAGCAGAAGATAATAATGATTACATTAATGCAAATGTAATAATGGTTCAGTTGGAGTCGTTTTTTGATCCATTGAAAATAGAAGGTATAACGTATAACATGGATCCAATACCAACATTCAGAGAAATTAGCAATAATTATACTTCTGGAGAAGCGCATGTATATACGTTCGGCGGAGGAACTGTAAAATCAGAATTTGAGTTTTTAACAGGTATGGCAGTAAAGAATTTTTCTACAGGAGAAGTGCCATACAATACAATTTTAAGAAAACAACCTGTAGAGTCTATTCCGAGAATCTTAAAAGAATATGGGTTGACATCTCATGTAGTTCATAATTATGAGGCAACATTTTATGCAAGAGATGAAGTATATAAGAATATAGGTTTTGATACATTTACGCCAATAGAATCTATGACAAACTATGATACAACACCAATAGGATGGCCTAAAGATAATATACTTGGTAAATATATAGATGAGGCTATGGATTCTACAGAAGGAAATGATTTTGTATATGTAGTTACTGTACAAGATCATGGAGGTTATGATTATGGTGAAGAATATGAGAAGACAATTACAGTAGATGAAGGAGATATAGATGATTGGGATAAAAAGCAACTTGAGTATTATTGTAATCAATTATATGAAACAGATCAATTTATAAAAAGTTTAATAGAAAATTTAGAAAATAGAGGTGAACCAGTTATCCTTTCACTAGTGTCAGATCATTTACCAACATTAAATGTAATAACGAATGAAAATGCAAGTTATATAGACAAGTATAAAGTTGACTATGTAATATGGGACAATATAGGGTTGGAGAAAAATGATGAAAATATAGAATCATATCAGTTATCAACTAAAATATTAAATTCATTAAATATAACGGAAGGTATTATTCCTAATATTCATAATACATTAAAAAATGAAGATGATTATGATGAAAAGTTAGCTCTTATACAGTATGATATGTTATTTGGGAAGAACTACTATATGGGCAATGAGAAGTTGGAGAAAATTGAAACTAGTATAGGAGTAAAAAATGTTTGTATTGATCAGACATATATCGAAAATGGAGCTCTTGTAGTGAAAGGTGAAAATTTTACTGAATTCTCAAAGATATATGTTGGTAAAAAGGCATATGATACACAACTTATTGATGGAACGGAACTTAGAGTAGATAATTTTACTGGTGATTTGGACAAGGTATCGGTGAATCAAGTTGCTAGACAAGCGGGTAGGAGCAACAAGATTTTAGCTGGTAGCAACTAA
- a CDS encoding APC family permease encodes MTNLEKQLGFKEALSITIGVVIGEGIFFKASSVFNNAGSPTLGILAWIIAGIITICCGLSIAEVSSSIPRNGGLYGYLKELYNEKIAYLYGWMQNIIYYPALVASTSIVFSRQATYFIQLTETEQKLLSISLILFLSAIHILSTKTAGKLQIIFTAGKLIPLFVIIIIGIFYNGNNTGIIFSEYSNPSNSLGFGSALLACLWAYDGWISVGNITGEMKNPAKDLPKAIILGLSLIMVVYVSISFVFLKVLGFNDAITSNKIASDVSLIIFGKVGATLITIGILVSVIGAFNGNLISGSRISYTMANDKLLPFSKSLSKVSKFNTPIYSIILTSGLGIIYVFTGTYESITNICLFSALFFFLLGVTGVFILRKRKITSKYKTPLYPVVPIIGILGGSYVIIDTLFSDFRNAAIGILITLIGYPVYVFLKKK; translated from the coding sequence ATGACTAATTTAGAAAAGCAACTAGGCTTTAAAGAAGCCTTATCAATTACAATTGGAGTAGTTATAGGTGAAGGTATCTTTTTTAAAGCTTCTTCTGTATTTAACAATGCTGGATCCCCAACTCTTGGAATATTAGCTTGGATCATTGCAGGAATAATAACAATCTGTTGTGGTCTATCTATAGCAGAAGTAAGTTCATCTATTCCTAGAAACGGAGGTTTATATGGCTACTTAAAAGAATTATATAACGAAAAAATAGCTTATCTTTATGGATGGATGCAAAATATAATATATTACCCTGCATTAGTAGCTTCTACATCAATAGTTTTTTCTAGACAAGCTACTTACTTTATTCAACTTACTGAAACTGAACAAAAATTATTATCTATTAGTTTAATATTATTTTTATCAGCTATTCATATTTTATCTACTAAAACAGCAGGAAAGTTACAGATAATTTTTACTGCTGGTAAACTTATACCTCTTTTCGTCATAATTATTATAGGTATATTTTATAATGGCAATAATACTGGAATAATATTTTCAGAATACTCAAATCCCTCTAATTCATTAGGCTTTGGTAGCGCATTACTTGCTTGTCTTTGGGCTTATGATGGTTGGATTTCTGTTGGCAATATTACCGGGGAAATGAAGAATCCAGCGAAAGATTTACCTAAAGCTATTATATTAGGTTTATCATTAATAATGGTTGTATATGTATCAATATCCTTTGTATTTTTAAAAGTTCTTGGATTTAATGATGCCATCACTTCAAATAAAATAGCTTCTGATGTATCACTAATTATCTTTGGTAAAGTAGGAGCTACATTAATAACTATTGGAATTCTTGTATCTGTTATCGGAGCTTTTAATGGTAATCTTATCTCTGGTTCAAGAATTTCATATACTATGGCAAATGATAAATTACTTCCGTTTTCAAAATCATTATCAAAAGTGTCCAAGTTTAATACACCTATTTATTCTATAATACTTACTAGCGGTCTTGGAATTATTTATGTATTTACTGGAACTTATGAAAGCATAACTAATATTTGTTTATTTTCAGCCCTTTTCTTTTTCTTATTAGGTGTAACAGGAGTATTTATATTAAGAAAGAGAAAAATAACCTCTAAATATAAAACTCCACTTTATCCTGTAGTACCTATAATAGGAATACTTGGTGGTAGTTATGTTATAATAGATACATTATTCTCAGACTTTAGAAATGCAGCTATAGGAATACTTATAACTCTTATAGGTTACCCTGTATATGTCTTTTTAAAGAAAAAATAA
- a CDS encoding Cof-type HAD-IIB family hydrolase, with translation MKTFEGVMLISDMDGTLLNKDGNISEKNIEAIREFVSLGGRFTVATGRMKKGVEKFLDRLPINAPAIIFNGSSIYDFSKKKEIYAKTLEKNVKGYLEKIKSIDPSIGIEIYCSDEIYVYNNHKRTERFKKKGYKVHYELDDTIYDMQWRKVLIVGDKCKLDNLQSIFKEKVGQANIVRSDDIYLEVMPMNTSKAMAVKILCDLLNYKLEDVFAVGDNMNDFDMLKEVGHGFVVENGDEKLKKVIKGRTTDNDNDAIYNLLRSI, from the coding sequence ATGAAGACATTTGAAGGGGTTATGCTTATATCAGATATGGATGGAACACTTCTAAATAAAGATGGAAATATATCAGAAAAAAACATAGAAGCTATACGAGAATTTGTATCATTAGGTGGCAGATTTACTGTTGCGACAGGAAGAATGAAAAAGGGTGTAGAAAAATTTTTAGATAGATTGCCTATAAATGCGCCAGCAATTATTTTTAATGGATCGAGTATATATGATTTCAGCAAGAAAAAAGAAATATATGCAAAAACGTTAGAAAAAAATGTAAAGGGTTACTTAGAGAAAATAAAGTCGATAGATCCTTCTATTGGAATAGAAATTTATTGTAGTGATGAAATTTATGTATACAATAACCATAAGCGAACGGAACGATTTAAGAAAAAGGGATATAAGGTTCACTATGAATTAGATGATACTATATATGATATGCAATGGAGAAAAGTATTGATAGTAGGAGATAAGTGTAAATTAGATAATTTGCAATCTATTTTTAAAGAAAAAGTTGGACAAGCTAATATTGTTAGAAGTGATGATATATATTTAGAAGTGATGCCAATGAATACATCAAAAGCAATGGCAGTAAAAATATTATGTGATTTGCTAAATTATAAGTTAGAGGATGTATTTGCCGTTGGAGATAACATGAATGATTTTGATATGTTAAAAGAAGTTGGTCATGGATTTGTAGTAGAGAATGGTGATGAAAAGTTGAAAAAAGTAATTAAAGGTAGGACTACAGATAATGATAATGACGCTATCTATAATTTGTTAAGATCAATTTAA